In one window of Verrucomicrobiota bacterium DNA:
- a CDS encoding nucleoside permease: MNAFPTKLTRETRVRLSAMMFLQFFIWGAWFVTLSTYLGQGLKLQGDFIGRAYSTMPWGAIVAPFLVGMIADRLFPAEKVLGILHLLGAAALYAASSVAEPAALFWILLVYALCYNPTLALVNAVCFDQLDDPEKQFPGIRVFGTLGWIVAGLGIGLMKVEATSVPMKVAAGCSVLAGLLAFALPHTPPKLLGQKVTIKEVLGLDALRLMRERSFAVFVICSLLICIPLAFYYNFANLFLNERGVANAAGKMTMGQISELFFMLVMPFFFVRLGIKKVLFLGMLAWFVRYLLFAFGNPQGLVFMYYAGILMQGICFAFFFVTGQVYVNNTAPSTIRASAQGFLALITYGVGMLIGAEISGRVVQHYQMLAAQGAVDNLWKAVWLVPAGMAGAVIVVFAILFKDRPTRTSADRVEKGIVESEMGTGAIQP; the protein is encoded by the coding sequence ATGAATGCTTTTCCCACCAAGCTCACCCGCGAAACAAGGGTGCGTCTCTCGGCGATGATGTTTCTCCAGTTCTTCATCTGGGGTGCCTGGTTTGTCACCCTGTCCACCTATTTAGGGCAAGGTTTAAAGCTTCAGGGAGACTTCATAGGCCGCGCCTACAGCACGATGCCCTGGGGCGCAATCGTCGCGCCTTTCCTCGTGGGCATGATCGCCGACCGTTTATTCCCCGCCGAGAAGGTGTTAGGCATCCTGCATTTGCTTGGGGCCGCAGCCCTGTATGCCGCCTCGAGCGTCGCGGAACCGGCAGCACTCTTTTGGATATTGCTCGTCTACGCACTATGTTATAACCCGACACTGGCGTTAGTAAATGCCGTTTGCTTCGACCAGCTTGACGACCCCGAAAAGCAATTTCCAGGCATCCGTGTTTTCGGCACGCTTGGATGGATCGTCGCGGGTCTGGGGATTGGCCTTATGAAGGTGGAGGCCACGTCCGTTCCGATGAAGGTTGCGGCCGGTTGCTCAGTGTTGGCGGGGTTGCTCGCCTTTGCTTTGCCCCACACGCCGCCGAAGTTGCTGGGCCAAAAGGTCACGATCAAAGAGGTGCTGGGACTGGACGCGCTCAGGCTGATGCGCGAACGGTCGTTCGCCGTTTTTGTCATCTGCTCGCTGTTGATCTGTATCCCGCTAGCGTTCTACTACAACTTCGCCAACCTGTTCCTGAATGAGAGAGGTGTCGCCAACGCTGCTGGCAAAATGACCATGGGCCAGATCTCCGAGTTGTTCTTCATGCTGGTCATGCCGTTCTTTTTCGTGCGACTCGGCATCAAGAAGGTGCTGTTTTTGGGCATGCTGGCGTGGTTTGTGCGCTACTTGCTGTTTGCTTTCGGCAACCCGCAAGGACTCGTCTTCATGTACTACGCCGGCATCCTCATGCAGGGTATATGTTTCGCTTTCTTCTTTGTAACGGGCCAAGTTTATGTCAATAACACCGCGCCCAGCACGATTAGAGCCAGCGCACAAGGCTTCCTCGCACTGATCACTTACGGCGTCGGCATGCTGATCGGTGCCGAGATCTCCGGCCGTGTCGTCCAACATTATCAAATGCTCGCTGCGCAAGGCGCGGTGGACAATCTGTGGAAAGCGGTGTGGCTGGTCCCGGCCGGAATGGCGGGTGCGGTCATCGTGGTTTTCGCTATCCTGTTCAAGGACCGGCCTACACGAACCAGCGCGGACAGAGTCGAGAAAGGGATTGTGGAAAGTGAAATGGGGACCGGCGCGATCCAGCCGTGA
- the eno gene encoding phosphopyruvate hydratase codes for MRIKRVDAWEVLDSRGRPTVAAALMLDDGTAASASVPSGASTGRAEAKERRDGGKRFRGLGCRQAVAHIRGPIAAALLGECFDDQEQLDRHLLELDGTADKSRLGANALLAVSLAFARAAAACSGIELFTYFASLLPEPFPPRLPALTINLFSGGKHAFGQVAIQDVLVVPKLGATVMERLAQVYEVYQQAAALGARRYQVRALTADEGGLAPPFSDSSEMLEAAAEAVGAAGYELGREIGLAVDVAASHFALAGGYYNLDGKSLSSEQLIETISAWTRSYPVISVEDGLAEDDWAHWPVLRRELGDRALTLADDLTCTTPARIRRAIDTGAANALLLKVNQVGTLTEAKESYLSARAAGWPVSVSARSGETEDAWLADLAVGWSAEFIKIGSITQSDRLAKYNRLLQIEHQYTMTGFSPEGVLELIPFRWPSR; via the coding sequence ATGAGAATCAAACGCGTGGATGCATGGGAAGTTTTGGACAGCCGTGGCCGTCCGACCGTCGCTGCTGCATTGATGCTGGACGACGGGACGGCCGCTTCGGCATCGGTGCCCTCGGGCGCATCGACCGGCCGCGCGGAAGCCAAAGAGCGACGCGACGGCGGGAAACGTTTTCGCGGGCTTGGCTGCCGGCAAGCGGTCGCCCACATCCGCGGGCCCATTGCTGCGGCGCTGCTGGGCGAATGTTTTGATGACCAGGAGCAATTGGATCGCCACCTGCTGGAACTGGATGGCACCGCCGATAAGTCACGCCTCGGCGCGAACGCTTTGCTCGCCGTCTCACTGGCGTTTGCCCGGGCGGCGGCAGCCTGCTCCGGGATCGAGCTGTTTACCTACTTTGCGTCGCTGCTTCCAGAGCCGTTCCCCCCGCGTCTTCCCGCCTTGACGATCAACCTCTTCAGCGGGGGAAAACACGCCTTTGGGCAGGTGGCAATTCAGGATGTGCTCGTCGTTCCGAAACTGGGCGCGACGGTCATGGAACGGCTGGCGCAGGTTTACGAAGTTTATCAACAGGCAGCAGCGCTCGGCGCCCGCCGCTACCAAGTCCGCGCGCTCACCGCAGACGAGGGGGGATTGGCCCCGCCTTTCAGCGACAGTTCGGAAATGCTTGAGGCGGCCGCTGAAGCCGTCGGTGCCGCGGGCTATGAACTCGGTCGGGAAATCGGTCTCGCCGTCGACGTGGCGGCGAGCCATTTCGCCCTGGCCGGCGGGTACTACAACCTCGACGGCAAGAGCTTGTCGTCGGAGCAACTCATCGAGACGATCAGCGCGTGGACCCGTTCTTACCCCGTCATTAGCGTCGAGGACGGGCTTGCGGAGGATGACTGGGCGCACTGGCCCGTCTTACGGCGGGAACTCGGCGACCGGGCCTTGACCCTGGCCGACGACTTAACGTGTACAACGCCCGCGAGAATTCGGCGTGCGATCGATACGGGTGCGGCAAATGCCTTGCTGCTCAAAGTGAATCAGGTCGGTACCTTGACCGAAGCAAAAGAATCTTACCTGTCGGCCAGAGCCGCGGGGTGGCCCGTCTCGGTCAGCGCCCGCAGCGGCGAAACCGAAGACGCCTGGCTGGCGGATCTGGCCGTGGGCTGGTCGGCAGAGTTTATCAAAATCGGTTCAATCACTCAATCCGATCGGCTGGCCAAATACAATCGCCTCCTCCAGATAGAGCACCAGTACACGATGACCGGCTTTAGCCCCGAAGGGGTGTTAGAACTTATACCATTTCGATGGCCATCGAGGTAG
- a CDS encoding phosphotransferase has product MKRLLHRLQAACPADTFILIDIEDADELIRYLRQTGRIDPDETPGLRALPGGVSNKTILLQRQDGARWVLKQALPKLRVQTEWFSDPARIQVEANALRYLPRLTPPNSTPALLFEDQRQHLLAMEAVPEPHENWKERLLKGLVDCDLVRQFGRLLATLHRTSHELRQELAPIFRSRIFFETLRLEPYYRFSAEAVPEAKAFLLALLADVRKRRVSLVHGDYSPKNVLVHGRRLVLLDHEVLHFGDPAFDVGFSLTHLLSKALHLPEHRAPLLGAALEHWGTYAAQLDLVPWFEGIECRAARHTAACLLARTAGRSPLEYLSAEERARQRDAALQLITCCPATVPDLIDRFGQEIVRR; this is encoded by the coding sequence GTGAAAAGGCTCTTGCATCGTTTGCAGGCGGCGTGCCCGGCGGATACATTTATCCTTATTGATATCGAGGATGCCGACGAGCTGATCAGGTACTTGCGCCAAACCGGGCGGATCGACCCGGATGAAACTCCGGGGCTTCGCGCCCTGCCGGGGGGCGTCTCAAATAAAACGATTTTGCTGCAGCGGCAGGACGGCGCTCGCTGGGTTTTAAAGCAAGCCCTCCCAAAATTGCGCGTCCAAACCGAATGGTTCAGTGACCCGGCGCGGATTCAGGTGGAAGCTAACGCTCTACGGTATCTCCCGCGCCTCACACCCCCAAACAGCACACCAGCGCTCCTGTTTGAAGACCAACGCCAGCACCTGCTCGCCATGGAAGCGGTGCCCGAACCTCATGAAAACTGGAAGGAACGGCTGCTCAAGGGCTTGGTCGATTGCGACCTGGTTCGGCAGTTTGGGCGGCTGCTTGCAACCCTTCACCGGACCAGTCACGAGCTGCGTCAGGAGTTAGCCCCGATTTTTCGAAGCCGCATCTTTTTCGAAACCTTGCGGCTGGAACCTTATTACCGGTTCAGCGCAGAGGCGGTGCCCGAGGCGAAGGCGTTTTTACTTGCCTTGCTGGCAGACGTTCGCAAACGCCGCGTGAGTCTGGTCCACGGCGATTACAGCCCCAAAAACGTCCTGGTGCATGGGCGGCGGCTGGTGTTGCTCGATCACGAAGTCCTTCATTTCGGCGATCCGGCCTTTGATGTCGGCTTCAGCCTGACCCATTTGCTCAGTAAAGCGCTACACCTCCCGGAACATCGAGCGCCGTTGCTGGGGGCAGCGCTCGAACATTGGGGAACCTACGCGGCGCAACTGGACCTGGTTCCCTGGTTTGAAGGCATCGAGTGCCGGGCAGCCAGACACACAGCCGCTTGCCTGCTCGCCAGAACGGCAGGCCGCTCGCCTCTTGAATACCTTTCTGCCGAGGAACGCGCCAGGCAGCGGGATGCGGCCCTACAGTTGATCACCTGTTGCCCGGCAACCGTGCCGGACCTTATAGACCGCTTTGGTCAGGAAATCGTGCGCCGATGA
- a CDS encoding CHAT domain-containing protein, with protein sequence MDSPLQSSTLSDIQIKLVHVEFLRAGPPHNQLLSPLTEYLAISGDSGAGVVSVPYEHAAFERRLRELRYETGAPADRQAMLHTTGVEMGRILGSVPGLPGALASDPNHTSTLVHLRITLSPSELALLPFEIAKVPVSPAVTGESCLSIQTRPPICITRNIRTVSAEGVVWPDRPRILFIAGDPDYVPYEDHRKKLLEAIQPFRYPRRDDPVRSKDPDREQYGDLLTILINPTLTQVVGECDDHKYTHVHVLAHGDLSETSRDSFGLVLRADDGSADVVSGEQFACALTSVGDNRIHRPTVVTVASCDSANVGTVAVPGASFAHALHQSGIPLVVASQFPLSKDGSIPFAETLYKGLLWGRNPLVLLQQLRSKLHALFTSTWHDWASLVVYEALPQTWSEQLDALRYRQTRRAMNAALERIDIAVRKAAQEAPSTTSFEECDRDINNVVERLPLNGQYGVECLGLRASSLKRLAQAAFTLSEQTPSNDRRYWRDEYELLEEALHYYDQGVRGMLVNEARAVQRIATVHWVLVQFISLSVVLGKDNDEARWSAATFCADLYREHATKEERAWAQGSLAELWLLRLGKPGLSQTQKEECYKEAMEHARRLVAFYPWGDEFPVQSTRRQFDRYVNWWGTERFKQGLAERGIQRCAEWDGSFGLIHTAGDLVKVLRRKGGGPAGNPTAPPSLGPSESGGGSMPPGPASPPGDGGSAASGSSAPVAPAQPGEPAGSQSSQSPTLGPSASGRSPPPPRKSRGAPFFRVEMLPAEHGDALWIEYGDQRSTHRWMIDCGTQRAVKELNRRVEAVPEKERLLELFIMSHIDSDHIGGALPFLKTIKRGLKFGDVWFNGWRHVSGQLGARQGEIFSTAIQEFELPWNRWLDGGTIVVAGDELPEYTLPGGMRLTLLSPTPAQLKKLAPAWTRELKRYGLEPGSRVDYSQFLRGKPSSSTDVDQLADSAFAGDAGVPNGSSIAVLAEFEGASVLLGADAHAPVLAASVRMLLQQRRGMAGSKLKLDAFKVPHHASQNNLSTELLELLDCPRYLVSTNGNHFCHPDREAIARIIKYGRNKDGASRPSLHFNYRSKYNEVWARPDLQEQYRYEAIYPEAGKEGLHVALLGQST encoded by the coding sequence ATGGATAGTCCCCTGCAATCTTCAACCCTCAGCGACATTCAGATCAAGCTTGTCCATGTGGAGTTTCTTCGTGCAGGACCTCCTCACAACCAGCTGCTGTCGCCGCTCACGGAATATCTTGCCATCTCGGGTGACTCCGGGGCCGGGGTCGTTTCGGTGCCGTACGAACACGCGGCCTTCGAGAGACGCCTGAGAGAGTTGCGTTACGAAACCGGCGCGCCTGCCGATCGCCAGGCGATGCTGCACACCACCGGTGTGGAGATGGGTAGAATTCTCGGGTCTGTTCCGGGGCTGCCGGGTGCACTGGCCAGTGATCCGAACCACACGAGCACGCTTGTCCATCTTCGCATCACCCTCTCCCCGTCTGAACTGGCTCTCCTCCCCTTTGAAATCGCAAAAGTGCCGGTATCTCCTGCCGTGACCGGGGAGAGTTGTCTGTCGATCCAGACGCGCCCGCCGATCTGCATAACCAGAAACATCCGAACGGTATCGGCGGAAGGGGTCGTATGGCCGGACCGGCCGCGCATCCTGTTCATCGCCGGCGATCCGGATTACGTCCCTTACGAAGATCACCGAAAAAAGCTTCTGGAGGCGATTCAACCTTTCCGATACCCGCGCCGCGATGATCCCGTGCGCTCGAAGGACCCCGACCGCGAACAGTACGGTGATTTGCTGACGATCCTGATCAATCCGACGCTGACGCAAGTCGTGGGAGAATGCGATGACCACAAGTACACGCATGTTCATGTCCTTGCTCATGGCGACCTGAGCGAGACCTCACGCGATTCATTCGGCCTGGTCCTTCGTGCGGACGACGGCTCGGCCGACGTGGTGTCCGGCGAGCAATTTGCCTGCGCACTGACGTCGGTCGGCGACAACCGCATTCACCGGCCTACCGTGGTCACCGTCGCGAGCTGCGACAGCGCCAACGTCGGCACCGTCGCCGTTCCAGGCGCGAGCTTCGCGCATGCGCTGCATCAGTCCGGTATTCCTCTGGTGGTCGCCTCGCAGTTTCCGCTCAGCAAAGACGGCTCGATCCCCTTTGCCGAGACCCTCTATAAGGGACTTCTCTGGGGCAGGAATCCGCTCGTGCTGCTCCAGCAGTTGCGTAGCAAGCTGCATGCTCTTTTCACGTCGACTTGGCATGACTGGGCGAGTCTTGTCGTCTACGAGGCGCTCCCCCAAACGTGGTCCGAACAGTTGGATGCGCTGCGATACCGCCAAACCCGGCGGGCGATGAACGCCGCGCTCGAGCGCATCGACATTGCGGTACGAAAGGCTGCTCAAGAAGCGCCGAGTACCACGTCATTCGAAGAGTGTGACAGGGATATCAACAATGTCGTGGAGCGATTGCCATTGAACGGGCAGTACGGCGTCGAGTGCCTTGGTCTCCGGGCCAGCTCGCTTAAGCGTTTGGCGCAGGCGGCATTTACGCTTTCCGAGCAAACCCCTTCAAACGATCGCAGGTACTGGAGAGATGAATACGAGCTGCTCGAGGAGGCGTTGCACTACTACGACCAGGGGGTGCGCGGCATGCTCGTCAACGAGGCACGCGCGGTGCAGCGCATCGCCACCGTACATTGGGTGTTGGTCCAGTTCATTTCGCTCTCGGTAGTGTTAGGAAAGGATAATGACGAGGCGCGGTGGAGTGCAGCCACGTTTTGTGCGGATTTGTATCGTGAGCATGCAACGAAGGAAGAACGTGCATGGGCGCAGGGCAGCCTCGCCGAGCTGTGGTTGCTTCGGCTCGGTAAACCCGGTCTGAGCCAGACGCAAAAGGAGGAATGCTACAAAGAGGCGATGGAACACGCCCGGAGACTCGTTGCGTTCTATCCATGGGGCGACGAGTTTCCGGTGCAGTCCACGCGACGGCAATTCGACCGCTACGTCAATTGGTGGGGCACAGAACGTTTCAAGCAGGGGTTGGCTGAGCGAGGGATTCAGCGCTGCGCCGAATGGGACGGATCGTTCGGTCTGATTCATACGGCAGGAGATCTGGTCAAAGTCCTGCGCCGGAAGGGGGGCGGACCGGCCGGCAATCCCACGGCGCCACCGTCGTTGGGTCCTTCGGAGAGTGGAGGTGGATCAATGCCGCCTGGGCCTGCCAGTCCTCCGGGGGACGGCGGATCCGCGGCCTCAGGGTCGAGTGCACCGGTTGCGCCTGCGCAGCCTGGCGAGCCGGCCGGCAGCCAGTCAAGCCAGTCACCCACGCTCGGACCATCGGCGAGCGGTAGGAGCCCGCCACCGCCTCGCAAATCCCGGGGCGCGCCATTCTTCCGGGTCGAGATGCTCCCGGCTGAACATGGGGACGCCCTATGGATCGAGTACGGTGATCAACGGTCTACCCATCGATGGATGATCGACTGCGGTACTCAGCGGGCGGTCAAAGAGCTAAACCGCCGCGTCGAGGCGGTGCCTGAGAAAGAGCGGCTGCTCGAGCTGTTCATCATGTCTCACATCGACTCGGATCATATCGGGGGTGCGCTTCCGTTCCTCAAAACGATCAAACGCGGGTTGAAGTTCGGCGACGTCTGGTTTAACGGTTGGCGCCACGTCTCGGGACAACTCGGCGCAAGACAAGGCGAGATCTTTTCAACCGCGATTCAGGAGTTTGAGCTCCCGTGGAACCGGTGGTTGGACGGGGGAACTATCGTCGTGGCCGGTGACGAACTCCCGGAATACACGCTGCCCGGAGGCATGAGACTCACCTTGCTGTCGCCGACGCCGGCGCAGTTGAAGAAACTGGCTCCGGCGTGGACGCGTGAACTGAAACGTTACGGCCTGGAGCCTGGCTCCCGAGTCGACTACAGTCAATTCCTAAGGGGAAAGCCGTCATCTTCTACCGACGTTGATCAACTGGCTGATTCAGCCTTTGCCGGCGACGCCGGTGTTCCGAATGGCTCGAGTATAGCCGTCCTGGCGGAGTTTGAGGGCGCAAGCGTCCTCCTCGGTGCCGATGCGCATGCCCCTGTCCTGGCGGCTTCTGTCCGGATGCTGCTGCAGCAACGTCGTGGCATGGCCGGCTCGAAGCTGAAGCTGGATGCCTTCAAGGTGCCGCACCACGCAAGCCAGAACAACCTGAGCACTGAACTGCTTGAGCTCCTCGATTGCCCTCGGTACCTTGTCTCAACCAACGGCAATCACTTTTGCCATCCGGACCGCGAGGCGATCGCGCGGATTATCAAATACGGTCGGAACAAGGACGGCGCGAGCCGGCCGTCCCTGCACTTCAACTACCGGAGTAAATACAACGAAGTGTGGGCGCGTCCGGATCTGCAGGAGCAATATAGGTATGAAGCAATCTACCCCGAGGCTGGCAAGGAGGGACTTCACGTCGCGCTGCTAGGGCAAAGTACGTAG
- a CDS encoding efflux RND transporter periplasmic adaptor subunit, translating into MKALVSIGRVAFSLSFLIAFSSCEKRPSPEQAAAAPEVLVTEVIQKEVPFIRQWVGTLNGSENADVRARATGYLQKRAYQEGGYVKKGDLLFEIDPRPFVAALAQANGQLQEAKANLLASDLQAKRAKELWRGAVISEEQYTNQTQTYQTDLAKVAAAQAAVDEAQLNLDYTKIISPLDGIAGQAQAQIGDLVGTGSNSALTTVSQIEPIRCYFPISEQNYWEFADRLKQMMSVPEAERPEQVELILPDGSVYPHKGKFAFVDRQVDPKTGTIQIAVNFPNPGLTLRPGQYVWARAEVRTIPNALLIPQEAISELQGGDQVVVVHPDGKAEIRAVKAGPVYGRLIVVTEGLKAGEKVVVEGFQKVRQGMQVSAKPYPGQPEAEGAGAGSEKNPPSGQS; encoded by the coding sequence ATGAAGGCACTCGTTTCCATCGGCAGGGTAGCGTTCTCGCTTTCATTTTTGATCGCCTTCAGTTCGTGCGAGAAACGGCCGTCCCCGGAGCAGGCTGCCGCCGCTCCTGAGGTTCTTGTTACGGAGGTCATCCAGAAAGAGGTTCCCTTTATTCGCCAGTGGGTTGGCACGCTCAACGGGTCCGAGAATGCCGACGTCCGGGCGCGCGCGACCGGGTATCTACAGAAACGCGCCTACCAGGAGGGCGGTTACGTCAAGAAAGGCGATCTGCTGTTTGAAATCGATCCCCGGCCGTTCGTGGCGGCCCTGGCTCAAGCCAACGGCCAACTCCAAGAGGCCAAGGCAAATTTGCTTGCATCAGACCTGCAGGCCAAGCGGGCAAAGGAACTGTGGCGGGGCGCAGTCATTTCTGAGGAGCAGTACACCAACCAGACGCAGACCTATCAAACGGATTTGGCCAAAGTGGCGGCGGCCCAGGCGGCGGTGGACGAAGCTCAGCTGAACCTGGACTATACGAAGATCATTTCGCCGCTGGACGGCATCGCGGGCCAGGCGCAGGCGCAGATCGGGGATCTGGTCGGCACCGGGAGTAACTCGGCGTTGACGACCGTATCCCAAATCGAGCCGATCCGGTGCTATTTCCCCATCAGCGAGCAAAACTATTGGGAGTTCGCCGACCGCTTGAAGCAGATGATGAGCGTGCCGGAGGCCGAGCGTCCGGAGCAAGTGGAACTCATCCTGCCGGATGGCAGCGTCTACCCGCACAAAGGCAAGTTCGCTTTTGTAGACCGCCAGGTCGATCCAAAGACGGGGACCATTCAGATCGCCGTTAACTTCCCAAATCCCGGCCTGACGTTGCGACCCGGGCAATACGTGTGGGCGCGTGCCGAGGTCCGGACGATCCCGAACGCGCTGTTGATTCCGCAGGAAGCCATCTCGGAACTACAGGGCGGTGACCAGGTCGTGGTCGTCCACCCGGACGGCAAGGCGGAGATCCGGGCGGTGAAAGCCGGGCCGGTCTACGGCCGCTTAATCGTCGTGACTGAAGGCCTCAAAGCGGGTGAGAAGGTGGTGGTGGAAGGTTTCCAAAAGGTCCGCCAAGGGATGCAGGTCTCGGCCAAGCCGTACCCGGGACAACCGGAGGCCGAAGGCGCCGGAGCTGGTTCAGAGAAGAACCCGCCGTCGGGCCAATCCTAG